The Streptomyces taklimakanensis nucleotide sequence GCATCCGCGCGACCTGTCCGAGGGCCAGCGCCTGGCGCTGGCCCTGGCCGTCGTCCTCACCGCCGCTCCGCCGCTGCTGCTCCTGGACGAGCCGACCCGCGGCCTGGACTACGCGGCCAAGGAGCGGCTGACGGGCGTACTGCGTTCCCTGGCCGCCGAAGGCCACGCCATCGTCCTGGCCACCCATGACGTCGAACTGGCCGCCGAACTCGCCCACCGCGTGGTCGTCCTGGCCGACGGCGAGGTGGTGGCGGACGGGCCGTCCGCCGAGGTCGTCACCTCCTCCCCCGCCTTCGCCCCGCAGGTGGCCAAGGTCCTCGCTCCCCAGCCCTGGCTCACCGTCGGCCGGGTGCGGGCGGCCCTGGAACGGGCGGAGGAGACGGGGCGGACGGAGGGAGGCGCCGCGTGAGCGACGGCACCGTCCCCGGTGGGAGCGGGACCGGGACCGGCGCCCGCGCACGGCCCGTACGGCTCGGTCCGCGCTCCGTCGCGGCCCTGGCCCTGGTCTCGGCCGTCGGGGTCGCCGCCTTCGGTTGGCCGCTGCTGGCCGACTCCGCCTCCGGCCTGGCCCACTCGGGGGACGCGCCCTGGTTGTTCGCGCTGCTGATGCCGCTGCTGTTGGCCGTGGCGGTGGCGACCGTCGCCGACACCGGCCTGGGCGCCAAGGCCGTGGCGATGCTGGGCGTGCTGGCCGCCGCGGGCGCCGCGCTGCGCCCGCTGGGGGCGGGCACGGCGGGGCTGGAGCCGATGTTCTTCCTGATGGTGCTCTCCGGGCGGGTGCTGGGGCCGGGGTTCGGCTTCGTCCTGGGCGCGCTGTCGATGTTCGCCTCCGCCCTGCTGACCGGTGGCGTCGGGCCGTGGATGCCGTTCCAGATGCTGACGATGGGGTGGGTGGCGATGGGCGCGGGCCTGCTGCCCGGCCCCCACCGGCTGCGGGGGCGGGCGGAGTTGGCGATGCTCGCCGCGTACGGAGCGGTGGCGGCGGTGCTGTACGGCGTGGTGATGAACCTCCAGGGCTGGCCGTACATCACCGGTATGGCCACCGGCATCTCGCACGTTCCCGACGATCCGCTGGAGGTGAAGCTCGCCAAGTTCGCCGCCTACGTCCTGGCCACGTCGTTGGGGTGGGACCTGCCGCGCGCGCTGTTGACCGTGGTGCTCACCCTGACCTTGGGCGGCGCGGTGCTGCGCGCGCTGCGCCGGGCCACGCGGCGGGCGGCGTTCGACGCCCCAAGAGCGTTCCCCGGTACTCCGTTTGAGGGAGACAAGAGCGGCAATCCGGACGAGTGACAGCCCGAGCAAGGGGACACTCGTGGAAGGCGAGCCATGTCCACAGGCTTGATCATCACTCTGATCGTGGCGGCGGTCGCCGTCCTCGCACTCGTCCTGCTGTTCAGCGGCAGGATGGGCGGCCGGCAGTCGGTGAAGCGCCGGTTCGGCCCCGAGTACGAGCGGACCGTCGCCCAGCACGGCGGCGACACGAAAGCCGCCGAACGGGAGTTGCGGGAGCGGCTCCGGCGCCACGGTGACGTGCGGCAGCGGCCGTTGGCACCGCAGGAGCGCGAACGGTACGCCGCCCGGTGGGCCGCCGTGCAGGAGCGGTTCGTCGAGTCGCCCGTCGAGGCGGTCGTCGAGGCGGACCGGTTGCTGGACCGGCTGACCGAGGCGCGCGGCTTCCCGGGCGACGGGTTCGACGAGCGGGTCTCCGCGCTCTCCGTCCACCACCCCCGGCGCGTGCAGGGGTACCGCGAGGTGCACGCGGTGGCCGTCCTCGCCCGCGAGGGCCAGGCGGACACCGAGCGACTGCGCGAAGCCCTGGTGCACGCCCGTGCCCTGTACGAGGATCTCGTCGAACCGTCCGCGGACGACCGTGCCGACGACCGTGCCGACAAGCACGTCGGTGGGCGTCCGCACGGAGTCGACGGCTCCCCCGACGGCTCCCCCGACGGTCACCGCGGCCATGACGGTTCCCGCCTCGACGGCGAGCCTCGACACCACGGCCGACTGGCCGAGAAGCTGCACGTCACCCGCGCCGCGCACCGTCACGACGCCCCCAGGAGGAGCGCATGACCACTCCCCACCGGACCGGACCGGTCCACACGCCCGACGGAACCGACGGCCGCTCCCGCCCCCCGGTGGTCGACGAACGGGACGGCGCCGTGACGCCTCCCCTCCCCGGGCGGGACGGCACGTACGGCACCCGTGACGCGTCCGCCCCGACCCCGCTCGACACGGGTGACGGCGCGACCGGCGCGACCGGCCCCGGCGACGCACACGACACGCTGCTCTCGGCCGACGAGCGCGAGGAGTTCGCCCGGCGCATGCACCAGGCGGTGAAGGAGTTCGTCGACGGCCCCCGGCGCTCGGTCGAGGAGGCGGACGCCCTCTTCGAGGACATCACCCGCCGCATCGAAGCGATCATCACCGACCGGCACCACGGGCTGCGCGCGTCCTGGCACGGACGGGACGGCCGGGAGGGCGCGGCGGAGACGGAGGAACTGCGCAACGTCCTGCGGCACTACCGGGACGCCGCGGAGCGACTGCTGCGGTTGTGAGACACGACGACGGGAACGGGCGAGGCGGACCGCGGCCCCTCCACCCACGGGTGGAGGGGCCGTCGAGGAGCGCCCACCGGGGCGGCCCCTCCGGTCACCGGGCCACTCCGGCACGCCGGCTCCCGTCCCCCTCCGCCGGGACGGCCCCTCCCGCTCCGGTGGCGGCGTTCCGGGCCGGGACGCCCGGGACTGCCCCGCCGTCCGCGGTGTCCGCCGCCGGTCGCGCGGCGGGGACGCCCGGCTTCCCGCCGCGCGACCGCGCCCCCGCCACCACCTCCGTCACCCCTTCCGTCGCCGCCTCCCGTGGCCCCGCCCCGCGTCCCGCGGGACCGTGGCGGAACCAGAGCAGGGTGAGACCGACACCGGCCGCGACCACCACCGCGCCGCCCACGGCGTCCAACAGGTAGTGGTTGGCGGTGCCCATCACCACCACCGTGGTCAACAGCGGGTGGAGAGCGCCGAGCACCCGCAGCCACACGTTCGGGGCGAGACGGACGACGACCACCGCGCACCACAGCGACCAGCCCACGTGCAGCGAGGGCATCGCCGCGTACTGGTTGGATATGCCGGTCAGTACGCCGAAGTCGGGATCGTCGAAGTCCTGCGGGCCGTGCGCGGTGTCGATGTAGCCCAGGCCCGGCATCAGGCGCGGCGGCGCCAACGGGTAGAGCCAGAAGCCGACCAGCCCCAACAGGGTGGCGAAGGACAACGAGGTGCGGGCCCAGCGGTAGGCGAGCGGACGGCGCGCGTACAGCCAGGCGAGCAGGACGATGGGCACCAGGAAGTGGAGGCCGGAGTAGTAGGCGTTCATGCCCGACTCCAGCCAGGGTGTTCTCGCCACCGCGTGGTTGAGCGCGTGCTCCACGTCGATTCCGAGGGCGTCCTCGATCTCCAGGATCCGCCGGCCGTGCGACTCGGCGAGGTCACGGCCGTCCGGCGCCAGGGAGCGGACGAGCGAGTAGAGCCAGTAGCCGACCCGGATGAGCAGCAACTCCAGCATCAGGTTGGGCCGGCTGAACGGACCGGAGCGCTCGGGAGCGTCCCACAGCGGGGAGCGCGGGGAGACGAAGGGCAGGACGCAGGCCGCCAACAGGGCGGCGATCAGCGGCGCGTTCTCCCCCAGCGGGGTCAGGACGGCGATGTGGGGGACCAGCGCGGTGCCGTCGAGCGTCATCACCAGCACCAGGAAGACCGGCCACACCAGTCGGTCGCCGGAGCGGCGGCCCACCCGGCCGACGGCGGCGAGCAGGATCCACACCTGCTGGTGCTGCCAGGCGGTGGGCGACACGGCGACGGCGACGCAGCCGGTGACGGCGGCGGCGAGCAGGAGCTGGCCGTCCAGCGCGTACCGGGCGGCCCTGCGCACTCCGAGCACCGCCACCGCCCCGGCCAGGACGACGAACAGCGCGATCTCGACCGGGCCCGCGAGCCCGAGCCGCAGCAGCAGCCCGTGCAGGGACTGGTTGGCCGTCGCGTCGGCGGGGGCGCCCAGCCCGGCCCCCGCGACGTGGTGGACCCAGTACGTCCAGGAGTCGGACGGCAGGGCGGCCCAGGCCAGCGCGGTGCACCCGCCGAAGACCCCGACCGAGACGGCCGCGGCCCGGCGCCTGCCGGTCAGCCACAGCAACGGGGCGAAGAGCAGCACGGTGGGCTGGAGCGCCGCGGCCAGCCCGACGGCGGCGCCCGCGCCGCGCGGCAGGCGCGCGGCGTACAGCAGGCCGCAGAGCGCGAGCAGCACCGGGATGATGCTGGTCTGGCCGAGGTGGAAGGTGTTGCGCACCGGCACCGAGAGCACCAGCAGGATGATCGCCACCGGGGCGGCCGCCGTCCGGGTGAGCCGGGTGCTCGGTCCGGGCAGGGCGCGTACGGCCACGACGCCGAGCGCGGCGACGAGCAGCAGGGTGCCGAAGGTCCAGGTGACGCCGAGGACCTGCTCGGCGGCGTCGGTCAGCGGTCCGAGGACCACCCCGGAGAACGGTGTCCCGGTGAACGCGCCGTCGCCCTCGTAGAGGGGGCCGCTGACCTCCAGGACGCCCTGCTCCCCGATCCAGGCGTCGAGGTCGACCAGGCGTTCGCCCGGCGGCTGCCGCAGTACCGCGGCGGCCTGGCGCGCGGCCAACGCGAGCGCCAGGAGCCACAGGGCCACCAGCGCCACCACGCCGCGCGACTCCCACGGCTGTGTACCCGGCGGCGTACCCGGCGGTGTACCCGGTGCCGTATCGCGCCCCTCCGTGCCCACCACGCCCCGTATCCCCCCAGGTTCCGCTGTGTTCCTCCCGTCCGCCGCGCCCCCGGCGCGATGGACGTCCGCGTGAACGCGGATGTGCACATCATCTCCGACGGGTCGGACGCACGACACCGCGAGGACACCTGAGCGTGGCCCCGGACGGGCCCCGACGGCGCCCGGGAGGCACGATGGGTGCATGAGCATCGTGAAGATCAACGCCCTGACCGTCCCCGCCGAGCAGCGTGAGGTGCTGGAGCGGAGGTTCGCCTCCCGCGCCGGGGTCGTGGAGAGCTCCGACGGGTTCGAGTGGTTCGAGCTCCTCCGGCCGCTGGAGGGGACCGACCGGTACCTCGTCTACACCCGCTGGCGTGACGAGGCGGCCTTCCAGGCGTGGATGGAGGGCCCGATGAAGGCCGCCCACCAGGGCGGTGGGGCGGGTGCCGGCCGGCGCCCGGCGGCCGACGACTCCACCGTCTGGACCTTCGAGGTCGTCCAGCAGGCCGGTCCGAAGCCGGAGGGCGCCTCCGGAGACTGACCCCCCGTCGAGTCCGGTCGCCCCGCCGGGACGCGCGGGGCGACCGGCGGGGCCGACGCGCGCGGCCCCGGTCGTACGCGGGAAACCGGGGGCGAAGTGGGGGCAGGGGCGTCCAGTAACCTCTGTGGCATTTCCGAGGGAGGGGAGCCCACCGTGGCGGAAGCACCTGTCTGTCCCATATGCCGACAACCCGCCGACGACTCGGGCCGAGCCGGTTGCCGGTGCGCCGGCGCCGGGGCGCTGCCCCGGCCGGTGACCCGGCCCGACCAGGGGCCGAACCCGGCCGACCTGGCGATGTTCCCGGAAGACCCGGGCCGGGCGGACGGTGACACCGCCCCCCTGCCGGTCGTGGACGTCGGCGCTCCCCCAGGGCCCGACGCGGCCCCGGAGCCCGGCGCTCCCCCAGGGCCCGACGCGGCCCCGGAGCCCGACGCCCCCGCGGAACCCGACGCCCCCGCGGAGCCGAAGCCGCGCCGCCGCGTCGGGCGGGGCATGGTGCTCGCGGTGGGCACCACCACACTGGCCGTGGTGGGTTCGGGCGCGCTGGCCGTGGGTCTGTTCACCCAGGGCGGCGACCCCTTCGACGAGGCCCGGTTCGACGGCCGGGCGGGCGCGCCGACCGCCGTCCTCCCCGCCGACGAGGGGAGGGGGGAGTCGCCCGGCGCGAGCCCGGAGGGGACCGCCTCCCCCTCCGCGTCGCCGTCGGGGTCCACCACGCCGTCCACGAGCCCGTCGGCCTCCGCCTCGTCCTCGGTCTCCGCCGGTTCCTCGTCCACCGCTCCGCCGGTCTCCGGCTCCTCCGATTCCGCCGCCTCCCCCGACTCTCCCGACTCCTCCGCCCCTTCCGACCACTCGTCCTCCACCGCGCCGGCCGGAGCCGGCCCGGGCGACGACGAGGACCGGGACGGCGGGGACGGCCGGGACGGGGAGGAGCCCCGGAGCGGGGACGGCGGCGGATCGCCGGTGCTGCGCGAGGGCGACACCGGCCCGCAGGTCGCCGAGCTCCAGTACCGGCTGCGCCAGACGTACGCCTACCGCGGTGAGATCGACGGCCGCTACGACGACGAGGTCCGCGACGGGGTGGCCAGGTTCCAGGAGTGGTACGGGGTGCGCGGCGACCCGGAGGGGGTCTACGGCCCGAACACCCGCCGGGCGCTGGAGGGCGCCACCGACGGGCGTCGCGGGAGGCGCTGAGCGGAGATCGGAGGACCGACACGTAGCCGGGGGTGGCGCGAAGGCGGACCGCTTTGTATCGTGGAGGAACAAAGTGGTTCCGCCCGTTCCCCGTTCCTCCCTGACGAACGGCCTCCCTGACCGGCGGGCGGAGCCACTGTCCTCTTCCCGGTCCGTCCCTGGAGTCGCGCGCCATGCCGTCCGAGCCCTCCACGCCCTCCGTGCCGTCCGACGGCGCCCCGCGGGCCGCCGCCCCGCTGACGGCCCGTGCCCTGCTGCTGGACATGGACGGCACCCTGGTCGACTCCGACGCCGCCGTGGAGCGCGTCTGGCGCGGCTGGGCCGCCGAGCATGGCCTGGACGGCGACGAGGTCATGAGGGTGGCGCACGGGCGGCAGGGCTACGCCACGATGGCCGAGCTGCTGCCCGACCGCCCGATGGAGGTCAACCACGAGGAGAACCGGCGCCTGCTGGCCCTGGAGACCGCCGACACCGACGACGTCGTGCCGATCCCGGGTGCCCCCGCCTTCCTCGCGGCGATCGAGCACCTCCCCCACGCCCTGGTCACCTCGGCGACCCTCCCCCTGGCCACCGCACGGATGACGGCGGCGGGGCTGCCGATGCCGCGGGTGCGGGTCACCGCCGAGGCGGTCGGCGCCGGCAAGCCGCACCCGGAGGGCTTCCTCAAGGCCGCCGCCGAGCTGGGCTTCGCCCCGGAGGACTGCGTCGTCTTCGAGGACTCCGCGGCGGGCGTCGCGGCGGGCCGCGCGGCCGGTATGCGGGTGGTCGGCGTCGGCCCCCGAGCGGGGGCCCTCTCCCCCACCCTGCACGTTCCGTCGCTGGAGCGCCTGCGCGTCGAGCCGCTGGACGGCGAGGGCGTACGGCTGAGCGTCCTCCCCGAGGGCGCCCCCGGCCGGGACTCCGCCTGACGCACGGCGCCCCGGCCGGGGCGCCCGCTCCCGGGCCGTCCGAGCCGGCCGCCTCCGCCGGACGGCCCCCACCGACACACGCCCCTCACCCAGGGTCTTCCTCCCCGCCGACCCGGGCGGCGGGGCGTGGCAGCCTCGGCGGCGCCGGGTGCCCCCGGCGCCGCCGCTCCGTTTCCGGCCGGACGTCAGCCGGTGAGCGCCTCGTGGAAGCTGAGCGCGGCCAGCACGAGCATCACGCACGCCGCGATCCGGGAGATCAGCCGCAGCGGGACGCGTCGCATCAGCGCCCGGCCGCCCAGGATGCCGATGGCGGCGACCGCCCAGAGCGCGAGCACCGCGCCGAGGGCCACCGACAGCGGGTTCTCGTAGCGGGCGGCGAGGTTGGCCGTCATGATCTGGGTGAGATCGCCGAACTCGGCGATCAGGAT carries:
- a CDS encoding ECF transporter S component, whose product is MSDGTVPGGSGTGTGARARPVRLGPRSVAALALVSAVGVAAFGWPLLADSASGLAHSGDAPWLFALLMPLLLAVAVATVADTGLGAKAVAMLGVLAAAGAALRPLGAGTAGLEPMFFLMVLSGRVLGPGFGFVLGALSMFASALLTGGVGPWMPFQMLTMGWVAMGAGLLPGPHRLRGRAELAMLAAYGAVAAVLYGVVMNLQGWPYITGMATGISHVPDDPLEVKLAKFAAYVLATSLGWDLPRALLTVVLTLTLGGAVLRALRRATRRAAFDAPRAFPGTPFEGDKSGNPDE
- a CDS encoding bifunctional glycosyltransferase 87/phosphatase PAP2 family protein, which codes for MALVALWLLALALAARQAAAVLRQPPGERLVDLDAWIGEQGVLEVSGPLYEGDGAFTGTPFSGVVLGPLTDAAEQVLGVTWTFGTLLLVAALGVVAVRALPGPSTRLTRTAAAPVAIILLVLSVPVRNTFHLGQTSIIPVLLALCGLLYAARLPRGAGAAVGLAAALQPTVLLFAPLLWLTGRRRAAAVSVGVFGGCTALAWAALPSDSWTYWVHHVAGAGLGAPADATANQSLHGLLLRLGLAGPVEIALFVVLAGAVAVLGVRRAARYALDGQLLLAAAVTGCVAVAVSPTAWQHQQVWILLAAVGRVGRRSGDRLVWPVFLVLVMTLDGTALVPHIAVLTPLGENAPLIAALLAACVLPFVSPRSPLWDAPERSGPFSRPNLMLELLLIRVGYWLYSLVRSLAPDGRDLAESHGRRILEIEDALGIDVEHALNHAVARTPWLESGMNAYYSGLHFLVPIVLLAWLYARRPLAYRWARTSLSFATLLGLVGFWLYPLAPPRLMPGLGYIDTAHGPQDFDDPDFGVLTGISNQYAAMPSLHVGWSLWCAVVVVRLAPNVWLRVLGALHPLLTTVVVMGTANHYLLDAVGGAVVVAAGVGLTLLWFRHGPAGRGAGPREAATEGVTEVVAGARSRGGKPGVPAARPAADTADGGAVPGVPARNAATGAGGAVPAEGDGSRRAGVAR
- a CDS encoding antibiotic biosynthesis monooxygenase family protein, which translates into the protein MSIVKINALTVPAEQREVLERRFASRAGVVESSDGFEWFELLRPLEGTDRYLVYTRWRDEAAFQAWMEGPMKAAHQGGGAGAGRRPAADDSTVWTFEVVQQAGPKPEGASGD
- a CDS encoding peptidoglycan-binding protein yields the protein MTRPDQGPNPADLAMFPEDPGRADGDTAPLPVVDVGAPPGPDAAPEPGAPPGPDAAPEPDAPAEPDAPAEPKPRRRVGRGMVLAVGTTTLAVVGSGALAVGLFTQGGDPFDEARFDGRAGAPTAVLPADEGRGESPGASPEGTASPSASPSGSTTPSTSPSASASSSVSAGSSSTAPPVSGSSDSAASPDSPDSSAPSDHSSSTAPAGAGPGDDEDRDGGDGRDGEEPRSGDGGGSPVLREGDTGPQVAELQYRLRQTYAYRGEIDGRYDDEVRDGVARFQEWYGVRGDPEGVYGPNTRRALEGATDGRRGRR
- a CDS encoding HAD-IA family hydrolase, with amino-acid sequence MPSEPSTPSVPSDGAPRAAAPLTARALLLDMDGTLVDSDAAVERVWRGWAAEHGLDGDEVMRVAHGRQGYATMAELLPDRPMEVNHEENRRLLALETADTDDVVPIPGAPAFLAAIEHLPHALVTSATLPLATARMTAAGLPMPRVRVTAEAVGAGKPHPEGFLKAAAELGFAPEDCVVFEDSAAGVAAGRAAGMRVVGVGPRAGALSPTLHVPSLERLRVEPLDGEGVRLSVLPEGAPGRDSA